In the Homalodisca vitripennis isolate AUS2020 unplaced genomic scaffold, UT_GWSS_2.1 ScUCBcl_10055;HRSCAF=18763, whole genome shotgun sequence genome, one interval contains:
- the LOC124374779 gene encoding U1 small nuclear ribonucleoprotein C-like — translation MTNGPMSVGPSGLMSPACPMSIGPMSVGPSGPMSVGPSGPMSVGPSGPMSVGPSGPMSVGPSGPMSVGPSGPMSVGPMSVGPVEPPMSVAPATPAPQNTPFPLDNSIPHLAEQVSDGVHLACLVVVH, via the coding sequence ATGACGAACGGACCTATGTCAGTTGGCCCTTCTGGACTGATGAGCCCAGCATGCCCCATGTCTATTGGACCGATGTCAGTAGGACCATCCGGTCCAATGTCGGTAGGACCCTCTGGTCCCATGTCTGTAGGACCATCTGGTCCTATGTCGGTAGGACCATCCGGTCCCATGTCGGTAGGACCGTCTGGTCCCATGTCGGTGGGGCCATCTGGTCCTATGTCGGTGGGACCGATGTCCGTTGGACCAGTAGAACCTCCTATGTCTGTGGCTCCAGCCACTCCTGCACCTCAAAACACACCCTTCCCCCTTGATAACAGTATTCCACATCTGGCAGAACAGGTGAGTGATGGCGTACACCTCGCATGTCTAGTTGTGGTTCACTAA